Proteins encoded by one window of Thunnus thynnus chromosome 3, fThuThy2.1, whole genome shotgun sequence:
- the zgc:175214 gene encoding RING finger protein 122, producing the protein MQPFQWCNGCLCGLGSQRSEQYCSMTSDIYHLPLNVYVIVLGIGLFVFMLSLIFCCYLFRLKQQGTREQFSYNEVVLKGASKKLSLLGQTCAVCLEEFRTRDELGVCPCSHAFHKKCLLKWLEIRSVCPMCNKPILRLHTDAPQGAEGPMDPEEV; encoded by the exons GATGCCTGTGTGGTTTGGGTTCTCAGCGCTCTGAACAGTACTGCAGCATGACGTCTGACATCTATCACCTCCCACTCAATGTGTATGTCATTGTGCTGGGCATCGGCCTCTTCGTCTTCATGCTCAGCCTCATCTTCTGCTGCTACCTTTTCAG gttgaaacaacaaggaacaagGGAGCAGTTCAGCTACAATGAG GTGGTGCTGAAGGGAGCCAGCAAGAAACTGAGCCTCCTAGGA CAAACCTGTGCGGTGTGTCTGGAAGAATTCAGGACCAGAGATGAATTGGGAGTGTGCCCATGCTCACATGCATTTCACAAGAA GTGCCTGCTTAAGTGGCTGGAGATCCGCAGCGTGTGCCCAATGTGTAACAAACCCATCCTCCGGCTCCACACAGACGCCCCCCAGGGTGCAGAGGGTCCAATGGACCCTGAAGAGGTGTGA